Proteins found in one Brachypodium distachyon strain Bd21 chromosome 5, Brachypodium_distachyon_v3.0, whole genome shotgun sequence genomic segment:
- the LOC100827733 gene encoding tRNA (adenine(58)-N(1))-methyltransferase catalytic subunit TRMT61A has translation MMVPLDPANKPTSQRRIAEGDTVVVYERHDVMRAVTVAGGGVLQNRFGVFRHADWIGRQFGSKVFSSAGVGGKDGRKAGGGFVYLLAPTPELWTLVLSHRTQILYIADISLVVAYLELIPGCVVLESGTGSGSLTTSLARAVAPQGRVYTFDYHDQRASSAREDFEKNGLSSLIAVAVRDIQGEGFPDEHCGAADAVFLDLPQPWLAIPSAGTMLRQDGVLCSFSPCIEQVQRSCEAMRPFFTDIRTFEILLRTYDVNEGALKSATANEEANVGRLCKKKRKVRPAGEVLDSTQSSCVMVKPCNTARGHTGYLTFARRSVHGSQTEAT, from the exons ATGATGGTCCCGCTCGATCCCGCTAACAAGCCCACCTCGCAGCGCCGAATCGCTGAGGGCGACACTGTCGTGGTGTACGAGCGCCACGACGTGATGCGCGCCGtcaccgtcgccggcggcggcgtgctgcAGAACCGGTTCGGCGTCTTCCGCCATGCCGACTGGATCGGCCGCCAGTTTGGGTCCAAGGTCTTCAGCAGCGCCGGCGTTGGGGGCAAGGATGGCcgcaaggccggcggcgggttcGTCTACCTCCTCGCGCCCACCCCGGAGCTCTGGACGCTCGTGCTCAGCCACCGGACCCAGATCCTCTACATCGCCGACATCAGCCTCGTGGTGGCCTACCTCGAGCTCATCCCCGGGTGCGTCGTGCTCGAGTCCGGGACGGGCAGCGGTTCGCTGACCACGTCGCTTgcccgcgccgtcgcgccGCAGGGGCGCGTGTACACGTTCGATTACCACGACCAGAGGGCGTCCTCGGCAAG GGAGGATTTTGAGAAGAATGGGCTAAGCAGCCTGATTGCAGTTGCTGTTCGGGACATACAAGGAGAAGGGTTCCCAGATGAACACTGTGGAGCTGCTGATGCTGTGTTCTTGGACTTGCCCCAGCCTTGGCTGGCAATACCATCTGCTGGGACAATGCTAAGACAAGATGGTGTTCTATGCTCTTTTTCACCTTGTATTGAGCAAGTACAGCGTTCTTGCGAAGCTATGAGACCATTTTTCACAG ATATTAGAACTTTTGAAATTCTTCTTCGCACATATGATGTAAACGAAGGTGCTTTGAAGAGTGCAACGGCCAACGAAGAGGCTAATGTGGGTCGGCtttgtaagaaaaaaagaaaagttcgGCCAGCTGGAGAAGTCTTGGACAGTACACAGAGTTCGTGTGTTATGGTCAAGCCTTGCAACACTGCTAGAGGACACACTGGCTATTTGACATTTGCAAGGAGAAGTGTGCACGGGAGCCAAACTGAGGCCACTTGA
- the LOC100838258 gene encoding protein MICRORCHIDIA 4 isoform X3 yields the protein MSLTTPLVVKAEAAEERPTARPSVVAGGGSSGVCAPSDLIELSSSDSDTDGEGGGGGSAKRARGAAGDSAAGKRARVSAAAAADVPPGFLDPLPTSSQLPSRSATKQFWKAGDYDGKPLGNREPQPSVSSGLEHVRVHPKFLHSNATSHKWALGALAELLDNSLDEVINGATVVNIDMLENRKDKTRMLLVQDNGGGMDPDKMRQCMSLGYSAKSQVASTIGQYGNGFKTSTMRLGADVLVFSRSHGKEGKRPTQSIGMLSYTFLRSTGKEDIVVPMIDYEKDDQKWIRKLRTTLTDWNTSLRTIISWSPYTSEAELLEQFSSIKEQGTRVIIYNLWEDDQGDLELDFDTDVNDIQIRGGNRDEKSIQMAKQFPNSKHFLTYRHSLRSYASILYLRVPDAFQMILRGKEIEHHNIVTDMMLKKEVTYRPVATNGVPKDSNMVADVTIGFVKDAKHHVDVQGFNPFWRVWTAAGSGGRGVIGVLEANFIEPAHDKQDFERTTLLSRLEARLVQMQKDYWSGNAHRIGYVGARSFRSSETGGENSPEVSPGVQLSPHHSSKDYAKPKQRHAGKSYSGTSKKSGRASTLFSIQQAEKSARTKRSERSILHGLSDTSDDSDSEFMHTPSLGSRSHTLNGNRKYFHNGSTSLATPPTNGSIEKESRTKSQMVEPNARSNGDEHTTIDDYGTIIKQLRDENSSLKEKLLSMEESRLQELVIEQDKSKSLTERVEDLQRQLETANKEQEALIDIFSEERSRRDEEEENLREKLKEASSTIQELLEKLNAAKQGRKV from the exons ATGTCGCTCACGACCCCACTTGTGGTGAAGGCcgaagcggcggaggagcgccCCACGGCGCGGCCGTCGGTGGTAGCCggaggcggcagcagcggagTGTGCGCACCTTCGGATTTGATAGAACTCAGCAGTAGCGACTCCGATACcgacggcgagggcggcggcggcggcagcgcgaaGAGAGCGCGCGGGGCGGCAGGTGACAGCGCTGCGGGAAagcgggctagggtttctgcggcagcggcagcggatGTACCCCCTGGTTTCCTTGATCCGCTTCCCACCTCGTCGCAGCTGCCGTCGAGAAGCGCGACGAAGCAGTTTTGGAAGGCCGGGGACTACGACGGGAAGCCGCTCGGGAATCGGGAGCCGCAGCCGTCTG TTTCTTCTGGATTGGAACATGTCCGGGTACATCCTAAATTTTTGCACTCAAATGCGACAAGCCACAAGTGGGCTCTAGGGG CTTTGGCTGAGCTTCTGGACAACTCGCTTGATGAA GTTATAAATGGAGCTACTGTTGTGAACATTGACATGTTGGAGAATAGGAAAGATAAAACAAGAATGCTCCTTGTTCAAG ATAATGGTGGTGGAATGGACCCAGATAAAATGCGGCAGTGCATGTCCTTGGGTTATTCAGCCAAGAGCCAAGTCGCCAGTACAATTGGACAAT ATGGAAATGGCTTCAAGACAAGTACAATGCGACTTGGTGCTGATGTTCTCGTTTTCTCTCGTAGTCACGGAAAAGAAGGCAAAAG GCCTACACAAAGCATTGGCATGCTATCATATACCTTTCTGAGAAGCACTGGTAAAGAGGATATTGTCGTTCCAATG ATTGATTATGAAAAAGATGATCAAAAGTGGATAAGAAAGCTGCGGACTACATTGACTGATTGGAATACAAGCCTGCGGACTATCATTTCGTGGTCTCCTTATACGAGTGAAGCAGAACTTCTTGAACAG TTTAGTTCTATAAAGGAACAGGGGACTCGAGTTATCATTTACAATCTTTGGGAAGATGACCAAGGAGATTTGGAGCTTGATTTTGATACAGATGTAAAT GATATTCAAATCAGAGGTGGTAATCGTGATGAGAAAAGTATACAGATGGCTAAGCAGTTTCCAAACTCCAAGCATTTCCTCACATACAGGCATTCGTTGAGG AGTTATGCATCTATTTTGTATCTTCGAGTTCCAGATGCTTTCCAAATGATTTTACGTGGAAAAGAGATCGAGCACCATAATATTGTGACTGACATGATGCTGAAGAAAGAGGTCACATACAGGCCGGTTGCAACTAATGGAGTTCCAAAGGATTCAAAT ATGGTAGCTGATGTGACAATTGGCTTCGTAAAAGATGCAAAACATCATGTTGACGTTCAAGGCTTTAAT CCTTTCTGGAGAGTGTGGACTGCCGCTGGAAGTGGTGGGCGTGGTGTCATAG GTGTGCTTGAAGCCAACTTCATAGAGCCAGCTCATGACAAGCAGGACTTTGAGCGCACAACTCTTCTATCAAGACTTGAAGCGCGATTAGTTCAAATGCAGAAGGATTACTG gTCAGGAAATGCTCATCGGATCGGATATGTTGGGGCACGCTCTTTCAGAAGCTCTGAGACAGGAGGAG AGAACTCTCCTGAAGTCTCCCCAGGTGTGCAGCTGTCACCCCACCATTCTTCGAAAGATTATGCAAAACCAAAACAGCGCCATGCTGGTAAATCGTATTCTGGCACGAGTAAAAAGAGTGGGAGAGCAAGCACACTGTTTAGTATTCAGCAGGCTGAGAAATCTGCAAGAACTAAGCGGTCCGAGAGATCAATACTTCATGGTCTATCAGACACAAGTGATGACAGTGATTCTGAGTTCATGCACACGCCGTCTCTGGGTTCAAGATCTCATACCCTTAATGGAAATAGAAAATATTTCCACAATGGGAGTACTAGTTTGGCAACACCTCCGACCAATGGATCAATAGAAAAAGAGAGCAGAACCAAATCCCAGATGGTG GAACCAAATGCAAGAAGTAATGGTGATGAACACACAACCATCGATGATTATGGAACTATTATCAAGCAACTGAGGGATGAAAACTCATCATTAAAGGAAAA GTTATTGAGCATGGAAGAATCAAGATTACAGGAGCTGGTTATCGAACAGGACAAGAGCAAGTCTTTGACTGAGAGG GTGGAGGATTTGCAGAGACAACTTGAAACTGCAAACAAGGAGCAAGAAGCGTTGATCGACATCTTCTCAGAAGAAAGATCTCGGcgagacgaagaagaggaaaaccTAAGGGAGAAGCTGAAG GAAGCATCTTCCACCATACAGGAGTTGCTGGAGAAATTGAACGCTGCCAAGCAAGGTCGAAAGGTGTGA
- the LOC100823831 gene encoding uncharacterized protein LOC100823831 — translation MARCPGAAAAHARWTARSLAGAFLDLAIVYAFLCAAAAASLASRLLALCGIALPCTCSRPHLPCILGFLFRYPSSVLESLLLSIRSRFPFVVNSDADQREEKEQGGKAVDGEEEDADLRRLVDEGRDARSALQQELEKERSAAASAAEEAMAMILRLQKEKSTLEIEARQQRRTSDERCAFYEDEVEELRDILLMREREARSLQKEVDSYRRLLGLTGDDEDEEEEEMVTPHTFFLEGDPSSSKSVDKNVGSDGMVRLCNDPLFSFKRQFVREGLVPPIRVGHVKDGNGDSLSFQAAEQVPAVGPNSGVDSCEDDGAETVVILPLSARSLDFPLSARSLDQVGDVEVDAAAGMKAFEQRTADQFQEVDCGHVDKISHDFVASENDANIFDVHVVDDICFSTEVKGLIGRSFSDATMQADKLQNRAATDDLLGKSLNAIKGAQDKIRLAACERRQSLQLQLLEDIADQLQEIKDAADAGRHLQCTSPKNLKKN, via the exons ATGGCGCGCTGCCctggcgccgcggcggcgcacgcGCGCTGGACGGCGCGGTCTCTGGCCGGCGCATTCCTCGACCTCGCCATTGTCTACGCCTTCCTctgcgccgcggccgccgcctccttggcTTCCCGCCTCCTCGCGCTGTGCGGCATCGCGCTCCCCTGCACCTGCTCCCGCCCCCACCTTCCCTGCATCCTCGGCTTCCTCTTCCGCTACCCCTCCAGCGTCCTCGaatccctcctcctctccatccGCTCTCGCTTCCCCTTCGTCGTCAACTCCGACGCCGACCAGCGGGAAGAGAAGGAGCAAGGGGGAAAGGCAGTCgatggggaagaggaagacgcGGACCTGAGGCGGCTGGTGGACGAGGGTAGGGATGCGCGCTCGGCGCTGCAGCAGGAGCTGGAGAAGGAACGCAGCGCCGCGGCATcggccgccgaggaggccATGGCGATGATCCTGCGCCTGCAGAAGGAGAAATCTACTCTGGAGATCGAggcgcggcagcagcggcgcacCTCCGACGAGCGATGCGCCTTTTACGAGGACGAGGTGGAGGAGCTCAGGGACATCTTGCTCATGCGGGAGCGCGAGGCCCGGTCGCTGCAGAAGGAGGTCGACTCCTACCGGCGGTTGCTTGGTCTCACCGGGgatgatgaggatgaggaggaggaagagatggTGACGCCACACACTTTCTTTCTAGAGGGCGATCCAAGCTCTTCCAAGTCGGTTGATAAGAATGTGGGGAGTGATGGAATGGTTCGACTGTGCAATGATCCTCTGTTCAGTTTCAAGAGGCAGTTTGTCCGTGAAGGATTGGTGCCACCCATCCGTGTGGGTCATGTTAAGGATGGGAACGGGGACAGTTTGTCTTTTCAGGCTGCCGAGCAAGTTCCTGCGGTTGGACCGAATTCAGGGGTGGATAGCTGTGAAGATGATGGCGCTGAGACGGTGGTAATTCTCCCCCTATCTGCCCGGAGTTTGGATTTCCCTTTATCTGCTCGAAGTTTGGATCAAGTCGGTGATGTTGAAGTTGATGCTGCAGCTGGTATGAAAGCTTTCGAACAGCGGACTGCCGATCAATTTCAGGAGGTTGACTGTGGACATGTAGACAAGATTAGCCATGATTTTGTGGCAAGTGAGAATGATGCAAATATCTTCGATGtgcatgttgttgatgatattTGCTTCTCTACTGAAG TTAAAGGCCTGATTGGCCGAAGCTTCTCAGATGCAACAATGCAAGCAGACAAGTTGCAGAATCGAGCTGCCACAGATGATCTCCTGGGTAAAAGTTTGAATGCCATTAAAGGTGCACAAGACAAGATAAGACTTGCAGCATGTGAAAGGAGGCAATCATTACAGTTGCAACTCTTAGAGGATATAGCGGACCAACTTCAAGAAATCAAAGATGCTGCAGATGCAGGGCGACACTTGCAGTGTACTTCTCCTAAAAATTTAAAGAAAAATTAG
- the LOC100838258 gene encoding protein MICRORCHIDIA 7 isoform X2 — protein sequence MSLTTPLVVKAEAAEERPTARPSVVAGGGSSGVCAPSDLIELSSSDSDTDGEGGGGGSAKRARGAAGDSAAGKRARVSAAAAADVPPGFLDPLPTSSQLPSRSATKQFWKAGDYDGKPLGNREPQPSVSSGLEHVRVHPKFLHSNATSHKWALGALAELLDNSLDEVINGATVVNIDMLENRKDKTRMLLVQDNGGGMDPDKMRQCMSLGYSAKSQVASTIGQYGNGFKTSTMRLGADVLVFSRSHGKEGKRPTQSIGMLSYTFLRSTGKEDIVVPMIDYEKDDQKWIRKLRTTLTDWNTSLRTIISWSPYTSEAELLEQFSSIKEQGTRVIIYNLWEDDQGDLELDFDTDVNDIQIRGGNRDEKSIQMAKQFPNSKHFLTYRHSLRSYASILYLRVPDAFQMILRGKEIEHHNIVTDMMLKKEVTYRPVATNGVPKDSNMVADVTIGFVKDAKHHVDVQGFNVYHKNRLIKPFWRVWTAAGSGGRGVIGVLEANFIEPAHDKQDFERTTLLSRLEARLVQMQKDYWSGNAHRIGYVGARSFRSSETGGENSPEVSPGVQLSPHHSSKDYAKPKQRHAGKSYSGTSKKSGRASTLFSIQQAEKSARTKRSERSILHGLSDTSDDSDSEFMHTPSLGSRSHTLNGNRKYFHNGSTSLATPPTNGSIEKESRTKSQMEPNARSNGDEHTTIDDYGTIIKQLRDENSSLKEKLLSMEESRLQELVIEQDKSKSLTERVEDLQRQLETANKEQEALIDIFSEERSRRDEEEENLREKLKEASSTIQELLEKLNAAKQGRKV from the exons ATGTCGCTCACGACCCCACTTGTGGTGAAGGCcgaagcggcggaggagcgccCCACGGCGCGGCCGTCGGTGGTAGCCggaggcggcagcagcggagTGTGCGCACCTTCGGATTTGATAGAACTCAGCAGTAGCGACTCCGATACcgacggcgagggcggcggcggcggcagcgcgaaGAGAGCGCGCGGGGCGGCAGGTGACAGCGCTGCGGGAAagcgggctagggtttctgcggcagcggcagcggatGTACCCCCTGGTTTCCTTGATCCGCTTCCCACCTCGTCGCAGCTGCCGTCGAGAAGCGCGACGAAGCAGTTTTGGAAGGCCGGGGACTACGACGGGAAGCCGCTCGGGAATCGGGAGCCGCAGCCGTCTG TTTCTTCTGGATTGGAACATGTCCGGGTACATCCTAAATTTTTGCACTCAAATGCGACAAGCCACAAGTGGGCTCTAGGGG CTTTGGCTGAGCTTCTGGACAACTCGCTTGATGAA GTTATAAATGGAGCTACTGTTGTGAACATTGACATGTTGGAGAATAGGAAAGATAAAACAAGAATGCTCCTTGTTCAAG ATAATGGTGGTGGAATGGACCCAGATAAAATGCGGCAGTGCATGTCCTTGGGTTATTCAGCCAAGAGCCAAGTCGCCAGTACAATTGGACAAT ATGGAAATGGCTTCAAGACAAGTACAATGCGACTTGGTGCTGATGTTCTCGTTTTCTCTCGTAGTCACGGAAAAGAAGGCAAAAG GCCTACACAAAGCATTGGCATGCTATCATATACCTTTCTGAGAAGCACTGGTAAAGAGGATATTGTCGTTCCAATG ATTGATTATGAAAAAGATGATCAAAAGTGGATAAGAAAGCTGCGGACTACATTGACTGATTGGAATACAAGCCTGCGGACTATCATTTCGTGGTCTCCTTATACGAGTGAAGCAGAACTTCTTGAACAG TTTAGTTCTATAAAGGAACAGGGGACTCGAGTTATCATTTACAATCTTTGGGAAGATGACCAAGGAGATTTGGAGCTTGATTTTGATACAGATGTAAAT GATATTCAAATCAGAGGTGGTAATCGTGATGAGAAAAGTATACAGATGGCTAAGCAGTTTCCAAACTCCAAGCATTTCCTCACATACAGGCATTCGTTGAGG AGTTATGCATCTATTTTGTATCTTCGAGTTCCAGATGCTTTCCAAATGATTTTACGTGGAAAAGAGATCGAGCACCATAATATTGTGACTGACATGATGCTGAAGAAAGAGGTCACATACAGGCCGGTTGCAACTAATGGAGTTCCAAAGGATTCAAAT ATGGTAGCTGATGTGACAATTGGCTTCGTAAAAGATGCAAAACATCATGTTGACGTTCAAGGCTTTAATGTATATCACAAGAACCGCCTGATCAAG CCTTTCTGGAGAGTGTGGACTGCCGCTGGAAGTGGTGGGCGTGGTGTCATAG GTGTGCTTGAAGCCAACTTCATAGAGCCAGCTCATGACAAGCAGGACTTTGAGCGCACAACTCTTCTATCAAGACTTGAAGCGCGATTAGTTCAAATGCAGAAGGATTACTG gTCAGGAAATGCTCATCGGATCGGATATGTTGGGGCACGCTCTTTCAGAAGCTCTGAGACAGGAGGAG AGAACTCTCCTGAAGTCTCCCCAGGTGTGCAGCTGTCACCCCACCATTCTTCGAAAGATTATGCAAAACCAAAACAGCGCCATGCTGGTAAATCGTATTCTGGCACGAGTAAAAAGAGTGGGAGAGCAAGCACACTGTTTAGTATTCAGCAGGCTGAGAAATCTGCAAGAACTAAGCGGTCCGAGAGATCAATACTTCATGGTCTATCAGACACAAGTGATGACAGTGATTCTGAGTTCATGCACACGCCGTCTCTGGGTTCAAGATCTCATACCCTTAATGGAAATAGAAAATATTTCCACAATGGGAGTACTAGTTTGGCAACACCTCCGACCAATGGATCAATAGAAAAAGAGAGCAGAACCAAATCCCAGATG GAACCAAATGCAAGAAGTAATGGTGATGAACACACAACCATCGATGATTATGGAACTATTATCAAGCAACTGAGGGATGAAAACTCATCATTAAAGGAAAA GTTATTGAGCATGGAAGAATCAAGATTACAGGAGCTGGTTATCGAACAGGACAAGAGCAAGTCTTTGACTGAGAGG GTGGAGGATTTGCAGAGACAACTTGAAACTGCAAACAAGGAGCAAGAAGCGTTGATCGACATCTTCTCAGAAGAAAGATCTCGGcgagacgaagaagaggaaaaccTAAGGGAGAAGCTGAAG GAAGCATCTTCCACCATACAGGAGTTGCTGGAGAAATTGAACGCTGCCAAGCAAGGTCGAAAGGTGTGA
- the LOC100838258 gene encoding protein MICRORCHIDIA 4 isoform X1, producing the protein MSLTTPLVVKAEAAEERPTARPSVVAGGGSSGVCAPSDLIELSSSDSDTDGEGGGGGSAKRARGAAGDSAAGKRARVSAAAAADVPPGFLDPLPTSSQLPSRSATKQFWKAGDYDGKPLGNREPQPSVSSGLEHVRVHPKFLHSNATSHKWALGALAELLDNSLDEVINGATVVNIDMLENRKDKTRMLLVQDNGGGMDPDKMRQCMSLGYSAKSQVASTIGQYGNGFKTSTMRLGADVLVFSRSHGKEGKRPTQSIGMLSYTFLRSTGKEDIVVPMIDYEKDDQKWIRKLRTTLTDWNTSLRTIISWSPYTSEAELLEQFSSIKEQGTRVIIYNLWEDDQGDLELDFDTDVNDIQIRGGNRDEKSIQMAKQFPNSKHFLTYRHSLRSYASILYLRVPDAFQMILRGKEIEHHNIVTDMMLKKEVTYRPVATNGVPKDSNMVADVTIGFVKDAKHHVDVQGFNVYHKNRLIKPFWRVWTAAGSGGRGVIGVLEANFIEPAHDKQDFERTTLLSRLEARLVQMQKDYWSGNAHRIGYVGARSFRSSETGGENSPEVSPGVQLSPHHSSKDYAKPKQRHAGKSYSGTSKKSGRASTLFSIQQAEKSARTKRSERSILHGLSDTSDDSDSEFMHTPSLGSRSHTLNGNRKYFHNGSTSLATPPTNGSIEKESRTKSQMVEPNARSNGDEHTTIDDYGTIIKQLRDENSSLKEKLLSMEESRLQELVIEQDKSKSLTERVEDLQRQLETANKEQEALIDIFSEERSRRDEEEENLREKLKEASSTIQELLEKLNAAKQGRKV; encoded by the exons ATGTCGCTCACGACCCCACTTGTGGTGAAGGCcgaagcggcggaggagcgccCCACGGCGCGGCCGTCGGTGGTAGCCggaggcggcagcagcggagTGTGCGCACCTTCGGATTTGATAGAACTCAGCAGTAGCGACTCCGATACcgacggcgagggcggcggcggcggcagcgcgaaGAGAGCGCGCGGGGCGGCAGGTGACAGCGCTGCGGGAAagcgggctagggtttctgcggcagcggcagcggatGTACCCCCTGGTTTCCTTGATCCGCTTCCCACCTCGTCGCAGCTGCCGTCGAGAAGCGCGACGAAGCAGTTTTGGAAGGCCGGGGACTACGACGGGAAGCCGCTCGGGAATCGGGAGCCGCAGCCGTCTG TTTCTTCTGGATTGGAACATGTCCGGGTACATCCTAAATTTTTGCACTCAAATGCGACAAGCCACAAGTGGGCTCTAGGGG CTTTGGCTGAGCTTCTGGACAACTCGCTTGATGAA GTTATAAATGGAGCTACTGTTGTGAACATTGACATGTTGGAGAATAGGAAAGATAAAACAAGAATGCTCCTTGTTCAAG ATAATGGTGGTGGAATGGACCCAGATAAAATGCGGCAGTGCATGTCCTTGGGTTATTCAGCCAAGAGCCAAGTCGCCAGTACAATTGGACAAT ATGGAAATGGCTTCAAGACAAGTACAATGCGACTTGGTGCTGATGTTCTCGTTTTCTCTCGTAGTCACGGAAAAGAAGGCAAAAG GCCTACACAAAGCATTGGCATGCTATCATATACCTTTCTGAGAAGCACTGGTAAAGAGGATATTGTCGTTCCAATG ATTGATTATGAAAAAGATGATCAAAAGTGGATAAGAAAGCTGCGGACTACATTGACTGATTGGAATACAAGCCTGCGGACTATCATTTCGTGGTCTCCTTATACGAGTGAAGCAGAACTTCTTGAACAG TTTAGTTCTATAAAGGAACAGGGGACTCGAGTTATCATTTACAATCTTTGGGAAGATGACCAAGGAGATTTGGAGCTTGATTTTGATACAGATGTAAAT GATATTCAAATCAGAGGTGGTAATCGTGATGAGAAAAGTATACAGATGGCTAAGCAGTTTCCAAACTCCAAGCATTTCCTCACATACAGGCATTCGTTGAGG AGTTATGCATCTATTTTGTATCTTCGAGTTCCAGATGCTTTCCAAATGATTTTACGTGGAAAAGAGATCGAGCACCATAATATTGTGACTGACATGATGCTGAAGAAAGAGGTCACATACAGGCCGGTTGCAACTAATGGAGTTCCAAAGGATTCAAAT ATGGTAGCTGATGTGACAATTGGCTTCGTAAAAGATGCAAAACATCATGTTGACGTTCAAGGCTTTAATGTATATCACAAGAACCGCCTGATCAAG CCTTTCTGGAGAGTGTGGACTGCCGCTGGAAGTGGTGGGCGTGGTGTCATAG GTGTGCTTGAAGCCAACTTCATAGAGCCAGCTCATGACAAGCAGGACTTTGAGCGCACAACTCTTCTATCAAGACTTGAAGCGCGATTAGTTCAAATGCAGAAGGATTACTG gTCAGGAAATGCTCATCGGATCGGATATGTTGGGGCACGCTCTTTCAGAAGCTCTGAGACAGGAGGAG AGAACTCTCCTGAAGTCTCCCCAGGTGTGCAGCTGTCACCCCACCATTCTTCGAAAGATTATGCAAAACCAAAACAGCGCCATGCTGGTAAATCGTATTCTGGCACGAGTAAAAAGAGTGGGAGAGCAAGCACACTGTTTAGTATTCAGCAGGCTGAGAAATCTGCAAGAACTAAGCGGTCCGAGAGATCAATACTTCATGGTCTATCAGACACAAGTGATGACAGTGATTCTGAGTTCATGCACACGCCGTCTCTGGGTTCAAGATCTCATACCCTTAATGGAAATAGAAAATATTTCCACAATGGGAGTACTAGTTTGGCAACACCTCCGACCAATGGATCAATAGAAAAAGAGAGCAGAACCAAATCCCAGATGGTG GAACCAAATGCAAGAAGTAATGGTGATGAACACACAACCATCGATGATTATGGAACTATTATCAAGCAACTGAGGGATGAAAACTCATCATTAAAGGAAAA GTTATTGAGCATGGAAGAATCAAGATTACAGGAGCTGGTTATCGAACAGGACAAGAGCAAGTCTTTGACTGAGAGG GTGGAGGATTTGCAGAGACAACTTGAAACTGCAAACAAGGAGCAAGAAGCGTTGATCGACATCTTCTCAGAAGAAAGATCTCGGcgagacgaagaagaggaaaaccTAAGGGAGAAGCTGAAG GAAGCATCTTCCACCATACAGGAGTTGCTGGAGAAATTGAACGCTGCCAAGCAAGGTCGAAAGGTGTGA